In Kaistella faecalis, a genomic segment contains:
- a CDS encoding cytochrome b/b6 domain-containing protein: MKKFTTLHRFIHWLIAVSMLVLFATGFLRMYWMSKKTITAAISAELTNNNIQLPKENVVNIAKSIINPMFDWHINFAYVLVLAYILRIIYLLVKGVKYPNPFSKSSTGKEKLQGTVYSIFYFLLAVQILTGFALMWELASEQALERAEQIHKFAVYWMPIFVLLHFAGITVAELTNKKGITSKMIGGE; this comes from the coding sequence ATGAAAAAATTCACAACTCTCCACAGATTTATCCACTGGTTAATCGCAGTTTCAATGCTGGTACTTTTTGCCACCGGATTTTTAAGAATGTACTGGATGTCCAAAAAAACAATAACGGCAGCAATTTCTGCAGAACTGACTAATAATAATATTCAACTTCCGAAAGAAAATGTAGTGAACATTGCAAAAAGCATTATTAATCCAATGTTCGACTGGCATATCAATTTCGCGTATGTTCTTGTTTTGGCCTATATTTTAAGAATCATATATCTTTTAGTAAAGGGCGTGAAATATCCTAATCCATTCTCAAAATCATCTACAGGAAAAGAGAAACTTCAGGGAACTGTGTACAGTATTTTCTATTTTTTGCTGGCAGTACAAATCCTCACCGGTTTTGCGCTGATGTGGGAACTTGCTTCAGAACAGGCGCTGGAAAGGGCAGAACAGATACACAAATTTGCCGTCTACTGGATGCCTATATTTGTATTGCTGCATTTTGCTGGAATTACAGTAGCAGAACTCACGAATAAAAAAGGAATTACCTCTAAAATGATTGGCGGAGAATAA
- a CDS encoding TolC family protein, whose product MKPQYLSLFFLIFFLKSFSQTPISLENAYEKASQNNLNLKSGQLKAEYQNRIQNSAVAIDPLNINAEIGQINSAYVDNAFSVNQTLRLPKFYRTHKQVLTEQWKNAMLGLEVQTWQLKREIALVYNNLNYIDEKQKLLKKTDSIYSNYYKRSELRLKAGESNILEKTTAEAYRSQAEIQLQSLLKDREITLHQFNYLINEGEMYQNEKGSFYLLNLNFDENFSGNPLVLSQLEHQKNIENARLEAEKAKLLPSFNLGINSTTMKGTGSDDKYYNGTHRFQSGLVGVALPVFNAAQKSLIEGQKINQQIAENNYNIAIRDFKNRYAKTYGEYQKLKSETDYYKAKGLKNAQTILFTADLLSKEGEINYLEYTILVNQSLDIQNRYIDAQNALNEKIIELNNLQNK is encoded by the coding sequence ATGAAACCTCAATATCTCAGTCTGTTTTTTTTAATATTTTTTCTAAAATCCTTTTCACAGACTCCCATTTCTTTGGAAAATGCTTACGAAAAGGCAAGTCAGAACAATCTTAATTTAAAATCGGGACAGCTGAAAGCTGAATATCAGAACCGGATACAGAATTCTGCGGTGGCCATTGATCCTTTGAACATTAATGCGGAAATCGGACAGATAAATTCGGCGTATGTTGATAATGCTTTTTCGGTTAACCAAACGCTGCGGTTGCCGAAATTCTATAGAACCCACAAACAGGTTTTAACGGAACAGTGGAAAAACGCAATGCTGGGTCTGGAGGTGCAGACATGGCAGCTGAAAAGGGAAATTGCTTTGGTGTACAATAATCTGAATTATATCGACGAAAAACAGAAACTTCTGAAAAAAACCGACAGCATCTATTCAAATTATTACAAACGTTCTGAACTTCGGCTGAAAGCGGGCGAAAGCAATATTCTGGAAAAAACCACGGCAGAAGCTTACCGAAGCCAGGCTGAAATTCAGCTCCAAAGTCTGCTGAAAGACCGCGAAATTACACTTCATCAGTTCAATTATCTGATTAATGAGGGTGAAATGTATCAAAATGAAAAGGGCAGTTTTTATCTTTTGAATCTGAATTTTGATGAAAATTTCAGTGGAAACCCTTTGGTCCTGTCGCAGCTTGAACATCAGAAAAATATTGAAAACGCAAGGCTCGAAGCTGAGAAAGCCAAACTTTTGCCCAGTTTCAACCTCGGAATTAATTCTACAACCATGAAAGGAACCGGATCCGACGATAAGTATTACAACGGAACTCACCGTTTCCAGAGCGGGTTGGTTGGCGTAGCGCTTCCGGTTTTTAATGCTGCACAGAAATCGTTGATCGAAGGCCAGAAAATAAACCAGCAGATTGCCGAAAACAACTATAATATCGCTATTCGTGACTTTAAAAACAGGTACGCAAAAACTTATGGTGAATACCAGAAACTGAAATCTGAAACCGATTATTATAAAGCCAAAGGTTTGAAAAACGCACAAACCATCCTGTTTACAGCAGATCTGCTGTCTAAAGAAGGTGAAATCAACTATTTGGAATATACCATTTTGGTGAATCAGTCACTTGATATTCAGAACAGGTATATCGACGCTCAAAACGCTTTAAACGAGAAAATTATAGAACTCAATAATCTGCAAAATAAATAA
- a CDS encoding CusA/CzcA family heavy metal efflux RND transporter — MTLGWIIYGIIELRKLPIDAVPDITDNQVQLITSSPSLGAPDVERFITFPLEQAMNNIQGIKQMRSFSRFGLSVVTIVFEEDVDLYLARQQVSERLQNVSKDIPVTLGVPEMAPISTGLGEIYQYVIRPKTGYEHRYTAMELRTIQDWIVRRQLLGTEGVADVASFGGNLKQYEVAVNPAQLKAMGVTIQEVFTALENNNQNTGGAYIEKGPTILYIRTEGLMGKIHDIEKTVVKNLPDGTPVLIENIGKVQYGKAIRYGAMTYNGKSEVAGAVVMMMKGANSNKVIENVKIRIDEIRKTLPEGVIIEPFLDRTKMVNNAISTVSKNLLEGALIVIFVLVVFLGNLRAGFIVSSVIPLSMLFAFIMMNIFGVSGNLMSLGALDFGLIVDGAVIIVEAILHRLHGPALANKNFLTAKEMDETVESSAGKMMNSAVFGQIIILIVYLPILTLEGVEGKMFKPMAQTVIFALLGAFILSLTYVPMMSALFLSKKITHKKNYADRMMDKLEAVYDKILKVVLKFQNPLFFSVLGLFFVSVFIMTKLGGEFIPILPEGDFAVDTRVLPGSNLKTSTDAVLKSQQILLKKFPEIEKIVGKTGSSEIPTDPMPIDASDMMIILKPRKEWTSAKSYDELAEKMSAELKKNIVGVTYSFQYPVNMRFNELMTGARQDVVCKIFGENLDSLKIYAEKLGEISKKIDGAENIYVEPISGMPQILIEYNRPALSQYGLSIGEVNKMVNTAFAGQSAGSVFEEEKKFDLVVRLDGELRKNLEDVKNLLIPTPTGVEIPLSAVAQVELKESVNQIQREEAHRRIIVGFNVKGRDIQSTVQDLQQMVDKNLKLPVGYTIKYGGTFENLQQAQQRLGIAVPISLALILLMLYFAFSSVKYGLIIFTTIPLSAIGGILSLWLRGMNFSISAGVGFIALFGVAVLNGIVLIAEFNRQKEIHSNLHEVVRVGGKMRLRPVLMTALVASLGFLPMAISQGEGAEVQRPLATVVIGGLLLATFLTLFILPTVYIWFEKHFPQRKKTINLDE; from the coding sequence ATGACACTCGGCTGGATTATTTACGGAATTATAGAACTCCGGAAACTGCCCATTGATGCCGTACCGGATATTACCGATAACCAAGTACAGCTGATTACTTCGTCGCCAAGTTTGGGCGCACCCGATGTGGAGCGGTTTATTACTTTTCCGTTAGAACAGGCGATGAACAATATACAGGGAATCAAACAGATGCGAAGTTTTTCGCGTTTCGGTCTTTCTGTTGTGACCATTGTTTTCGAGGAAGACGTAGATCTTTATCTCGCAAGGCAGCAGGTCTCCGAACGGTTACAAAATGTTTCTAAAGATATTCCTGTTACGCTTGGAGTCCCGGAAATGGCCCCAATTTCTACTGGTTTAGGCGAAATTTATCAGTATGTAATACGTCCGAAAACGGGTTACGAGCACCGTTACACTGCTATGGAGCTTCGTACCATTCAGGATTGGATTGTAAGACGACAACTTCTGGGTACAGAAGGTGTTGCTGATGTTGCCAGTTTTGGCGGAAACCTGAAGCAGTATGAAGTTGCAGTAAATCCTGCGCAACTTAAAGCGATGGGAGTGACGATCCAGGAGGTTTTCACCGCTCTGGAAAACAATAACCAGAATACTGGTGGTGCATATATTGAAAAAGGTCCTACAATTCTATACATCAGGACAGAAGGTTTGATGGGTAAAATCCATGACATCGAAAAAACAGTCGTAAAAAATCTTCCCGATGGAACGCCTGTTTTAATTGAAAATATTGGAAAAGTGCAGTACGGAAAAGCCATCCGCTACGGCGCCATGACCTATAACGGAAAAAGTGAAGTTGCCGGCGCGGTGGTGATGATGATGAAGGGCGCCAATTCCAATAAAGTTATTGAAAATGTAAAAATCCGTATCGACGAAATCCGCAAAACCCTTCCTGAAGGAGTAATCATCGAACCTTTCCTCGACCGGACCAAGATGGTAAACAATGCGATCAGCACAGTTTCTAAAAACCTTCTTGAAGGTGCGTTAATCGTCATATTTGTTCTTGTAGTTTTCCTCGGAAATCTTAGAGCAGGATTTATCGTTTCGTCTGTCATTCCGCTTTCCATGCTTTTTGCGTTTATCATGATGAATATCTTCGGGGTTTCCGGAAATCTCATGAGTTTAGGCGCGCTGGATTTCGGCTTGATTGTGGATGGTGCTGTGATTATTGTGGAAGCCATTCTACACAGGCTTCATGGCCCAGCGCTCGCCAACAAAAACTTCCTTACCGCAAAAGAAATGGACGAAACCGTGGAGAGTTCAGCTGGTAAAATGATGAATTCTGCGGTATTCGGACAGATTATTATTCTGATTGTTTACTTGCCAATCCTCACGCTGGAAGGTGTAGAAGGTAAAATGTTCAAACCGATGGCGCAAACGGTTATTTTTGCACTTTTAGGTGCATTTATCCTGTCTTTAACTTATGTCCCGATGATGAGCGCGCTGTTTCTTTCCAAGAAAATTACTCATAAGAAAAATTATGCCGACCGGATGATGGACAAGCTTGAAGCAGTTTATGATAAAATTCTTAAGGTGGTTTTAAAATTTCAGAATCCTTTATTTTTCAGTGTTTTAGGGCTTTTCTTCGTTTCGGTTTTTATCATGACTAAATTAGGTGGAGAATTTATTCCCATACTTCCCGAAGGCGATTTTGCCGTTGATACGAGGGTTTTACCGGGAAGTAACCTTAAAACTTCTACCGATGCAGTTTTAAAAAGCCAGCAAATACTGCTGAAAAAATTCCCTGAAATTGAAAAAATTGTAGGGAAAACCGGAAGCAGCGAAATACCCACCGATCCAATGCCGATTGATGCGAGTGATATGATGATTATTCTTAAACCACGTAAAGAATGGACTTCCGCAAAATCATATGACGAACTCGCCGAAAAAATGTCTGCAGAGCTGAAGAAAAATATCGTGGGCGTTACCTATTCATTCCAATATCCGGTTAACATGAGGTTTAATGAACTGATGACCGGTGCAAGACAGGATGTTGTATGTAAAATTTTCGGTGAAAATCTCGATTCATTAAAGATTTACGCTGAAAAACTGGGTGAAATTTCCAAAAAAATCGATGGAGCAGAAAATATTTATGTTGAACCAATTTCCGGAATGCCACAAATTCTTATTGAATATAACCGCCCCGCACTTTCGCAATATGGATTAAGCATTGGTGAGGTCAATAAAATGGTAAATACCGCTTTTGCAGGCCAGAGCGCGGGTTCCGTTTTCGAAGAAGAGAAAAAATTTGATTTGGTAGTCCGTCTGGATGGGGAACTCAGGAAAAATCTCGAAGATGTAAAAAATCTTCTGATTCCCACGCCCACTGGTGTTGAAATTCCTTTAAGCGCAGTAGCTCAGGTGGAATTAAAGGAAAGTGTAAACCAGATCCAGCGCGAAGAAGCACACCGCCGAATCATCGTTGGGTTCAATGTAAAGGGCCGCGACATTCAGTCGACCGTGCAGGATTTACAGCAAATGGTGGATAAGAATTTAAAACTTCCCGTAGGTTATACCATAAAATACGGCGGAACGTTCGAGAATCTTCAACAGGCACAGCAACGGCTTGGTATCGCGGTTCCTATCAGTTTGGCTTTAATTCTTCTGATGCTTTATTTCGCATTCAGTTCAGTGAAATATGGGTTGATTATTTTCACTACAATCCCACTTTCGGCTATTGGCGGAATTTTATCGCTTTGGCTGCGCGGAATGAACTTCAGTATTTCTGCAGGTGTAGGTTTTATCGCTCTTTTCGGGGTTGCGGTGCTTAACGGAATTGTATTGATTGCAGAGTTTAACCGGCAGAAGGAAATTCATTCAAACCTCCACGAAGTAGTACGTGTTGGCGGTAAAATGCGGCTGCGTCCGGTACTGATGACGGCTTTGGTAGCCTCGCTCGGATTTTTGCCGATGGCGATAAGCCAGGGTGAAGGTGCAGAAGTACAAAGACCACTCGCAACAGTAGTGATCGGTGGTTTACTTCTCGCGACTTTCCTTACGCTTTTCATTTTGCCAACCGTTTATATCTGGTTTGAAAAACATTTTCCACAACGAAAAAAAACCATTAACCTCGATGAATAA